Proteins encoded in a region of the Magallana gigas chromosome 8, xbMagGiga1.1, whole genome shotgun sequence genome:
- the LOC105342093 gene encoding zinc metalloproteinase nas-13, whose amino-acid sequence MKENIYVLICVAFVYLCNGQLDRKQPPKDLTMDQIMSRMLGGYDAIANRLTLPGGLVLKELDMYLTETQFKALNAKTKRKRRKAISNANGYWSGGVMPYTFSPGRYDVADQYFVKVAMRELEKYTCLRFKPRTNEQDYVDFIDAQGCWSQLGKQGGRQELSLDRNGCRFKGLYLHEIGHAIGLIHEQNRPDRDEFIRINVQNIQPGLQSQFEKYPESYINTRNVQYDFPSVMHYGVTAFSRDGSSPTISAQPAYKDREEEIGRVYQKELSFGDVKVLNAMYKCSIHCTNTICNNGGYLDQNCECICPDGSSDCQQGKTRQNPGCTNVANDWKCNIWAKQGECRRRPSWMNENCARACGVCGNEQNIRQDQENKCENIYDDTTCDKWKENGDCVVAEDWMRQNCKKTCKYCDPNNPRPSTNCVNAHSNDAKCREWALDGECAINPAWMTVNCASDCHTCKNNESLPDGGMKTTRGVVVTRPPVVTTPPPTTPTPNNCEDRYPTANCRDFQTKWNFCSIHKMWMEANCMKTCGLCGGGEREKEIDDCKDDNKQCPVWARGNQCVINPGYMLKYCMKSCRVCTSGLREGSQQLVEQFTAESGSTRINVNAAHLFSAVFFVIFSVLHC is encoded by the exons ATGAAGGAAAACATATATGTTTTG ATATGTGTGGCATTTGTCTACCTTTGTAATGGACAGCTAGACAGGAAGCAACCACCAAAAGATCTGACCATGGACCAAATCATGTCAAGAATGCTAGGCGGATATGACG CGATTGCCAACCGACTTACATTACCAGGAGGGTTGGTTTTAAAGGAACTTGACATGTACTTGACAGAAACCCAGTTTAAAGCTTTAAATGCTAAAAC aaaaagaaaaagaagaaaggcCATCAGCAATGCAAATGGATATTGGAGTGGTGGAGTTATGCCTTACACGTTTTCCCCAGGACGTTATG ATGTTGCTGACCAGTATTTTGTTAAAGTTGCGATGAGAGAGCTAGAAAAATACACATGTCTCCGATTTAAACCCAGAACCAATGAACAAGACTACGTGGATTTCATTGATGCTCAGGG ATGTTGGTCACAACTTGGCAAGCAAGGAGGTAGACAAGAATTAAGCTTAGATAGAAATGGGTGCCGATTT AAAGGCctttatttacatgaaattggTCATGCTATTGGTCTCATTCACGAACAAAATAGACCTGATCGGGACGAGTTCATTCGCATCAACGTTCAAAACATACAACCAGGCCTGCAGAGCCAATTTGAGAAGTACCCGGAATCTTACATCAATACTCGAAACGTTCAGTACGATTTCCCTTCAGTCATGCACTATGGAGTGACG GCATTCAGTAGAGACGGCAGCAGTCCCACGATATCAGCTCAGCCAGCCTACAAAGACAGGGAGGAAGAGATCGGTAGAGTCTACCAGAAGGAATTGTCATTTGGAGACGTGAAGGTTTTAAATGCCATGTACAAATGTA gcATTCATTGCACAAACACTATCTGTAATAATGGCGGGTATCTGGACCAAAATTGCGAGTGTATTTGCCCTGACGGATCATCTGACTGTCAGCAAGGAAAAACAAGACAAAATCCtg GTTGCACAAATGTAGCCAACGACTGGAAATGTAACATTTGGGCAAAACAGGGTGAATGTCGAAGACGCCCAAGTTGGATGAATGAAAACTGTGCGCGCGCATGTGGTGTCTGTGGAAACGAACAAAATATTCGGCAAG ACCAGGAAAACAAATGCGAGAACATTTATGATGACACCACTTGTGACAAATGGAAAGAAAATGGTGATTGTGTGGTAGCAGAGGACTGGATGAGGCAAAATTGCAAGAAGACCTGCAAGTATTGTGACCCAAACAACCCCAGACCAAGTA ccAATTGTGTAAATGCACACTCGAATGATGCCAAATGTAGAGAATGGGCACTGGATGGAGAATGTGCAATCAACCCTGCCTGGATGACTGTCAACTGTGCAAGTGACTGTCACACGTGCAAAAACAACGAAAGCTTACCGGATGGAGGAATGAAAACGACGCGAGGGGTGGTCGTAACCAGGCCGCCCGTCGTCACCACCCCACCCCCTACTACTCCCACTCCAA ATAATTGCGAGGACAGGTACCCCACAGCAAACTGTCGAGATTTCCAAACCAAGTGGAACTTTTGTAGCATACATAAGATGTGGATGGAGGCGAATTGCATGAAAACCTGTGGTCTATGTGGCggaggggagagagagaaag AAATTGATGACTGTAAAGATGATAACAAACAGTGTCCTGTCTGGGCCCGGGGCAACCAATGTGTCATCAACCCAGGCTACATGCTCAAATACTGCATGAAATCCTGCCGTGTTTGCACCTCAG GACTTCGCGAGGGATCTCAGCAACTGGTTGAACAGTTTACAGCAGAAAGTGGGTCAACAAGAATAAACGTTAATGCGGCGCACCTCTTTTCAGCAGTTTTCTTTGTTATATTTTCCGTTTTGCATTGTTAG